A region from the Mycolicibacterium phlei genome encodes:
- a CDS encoding condensation domain-containing protein: MFSLEPIHDWADEPGEFVSWEPSATSLAKAAEAPVSEVPVSYQQAQHLRAYREHTARGTQMARLTIPAWNIQGRCDIRLMTHVINAYLRRHDTYRSWFEFVDGPDGEDVVRRTLRSPKDIKYVATNRGVCTPDQWRDFVLSTPSPMEWGCFRFGIIQRPDHFTFFMTVDHVHVDAMYLGLAFVEIHMMYVQLAAGGAPIPLPEAGSYADYCVRQRKFTSALTVDSPQVRGWMEFTDRNNGTLPKFPLPLGDPSVPCEGDLMTVHLMDAEQSDAFESACTDAGARFLGGIFAAAAIAEHELTGNPTYHVITPTSTRDSQAEMMTTGWFTGTVPVSVDVVPESFATTVRSAQGAFDSNLPLAHVPFERVLELAGDHGVRKPDPGVPMISYMDGTLAPLSSSVVGEWDTLNGKIFSEMGAANQIGMWFNRFHHGTSVTVAFPNNPIALESVTRYMDALKSVFTRVAAGRGELAPVGDLVDLRTA; encoded by the coding sequence GTGTTCTCACTTGAGCCAATCCACGACTGGGCAGACGAGCCGGGTGAGTTCGTGTCGTGGGAGCCGTCGGCGACCAGCCTCGCCAAGGCCGCGGAGGCGCCGGTCTCCGAGGTTCCGGTCAGCTACCAGCAGGCACAGCATCTGCGCGCCTACCGCGAGCACACCGCGCGCGGTACGCAGATGGCACGGTTGACGATCCCCGCCTGGAACATCCAGGGCCGGTGCGACATCCGTCTGATGACCCACGTCATCAACGCCTACCTGCGGCGCCACGACACCTACCGCAGCTGGTTCGAGTTCGTCGACGGCCCCGACGGCGAGGACGTGGTGCGGCGCACGCTGCGCAGCCCCAAGGACATCAAGTACGTCGCGACCAACCGCGGGGTGTGCACGCCGGATCAGTGGCGTGACTTCGTGCTGAGCACCCCGTCGCCGATGGAGTGGGGCTGCTTCCGGTTCGGGATCATCCAGCGCCCCGACCATTTCACGTTCTTCATGACCGTGGACCACGTGCACGTCGACGCGATGTACCTGGGGCTGGCGTTCGTCGAGATCCACATGATGTACGTCCAGCTCGCCGCTGGCGGGGCGCCGATCCCGCTGCCGGAGGCGGGCAGCTACGCCGACTACTGCGTGCGGCAGCGCAAGTTCACCTCGGCGCTGACCGTCGACTCGCCGCAGGTGCGCGGGTGGATGGAGTTCACCGATCGCAACAACGGCACGCTGCCGAAGTTCCCGCTGCCGCTGGGTGATCCGTCGGTGCCGTGCGAGGGCGACCTGATGACGGTGCACCTGATGGACGCCGAGCAGTCGGATGCGTTCGAGTCGGCCTGCACCGACGCCGGCGCCCGCTTCCTCGGCGGCATCTTCGCCGCTGCCGCCATCGCCGAGCACGAGCTGACCGGTAACCCGACCTACCACGTCATCACCCCGACCAGCACCCGTGACTCGCAGGCTGAGATGATGACCACCGGGTGGTTCACCGGAACCGTGCCGGTCTCCGTCGACGTCGTGCCCGAGTCGTTCGCCACCACCGTGCGTTCGGCGCAGGGCGCGTTCGACTCGAACCTGCCGCTGGCCCACGTCCCGTTCGAACGGGTGCTGGAGCTGGCCGGTGACCACGGTGTGCGCAAGCCCGATCCGGGTGTGCCGATGATCTCCTACATGGACGGCACGCTGGCGCCGCTGTCGTCCTCGGTGGTCGGGGAGTGGGACACGCTCAACGGCAAGATCTTCAGCGAGATGGGCGCGGCCAACCAGATCGGCATGTGGTTCAACAGGTTCCACCACGGCACCTCGGTCACAGTGGCCTTCCCGAACAACCCGATCGCGTTGGAGTCGGTCACCCGCTACATGGACGCGCTGAAGTCGGTGTTCACCCGGGTCGCCGCGGGCCGCGGCGAGCTGGCCCCGGTCGGCGATCTCGTCGATCTCCGAACGGCGTGA
- a CDS encoding glycosyltransferase, which translates to MKFAIAVHGTRGDVEPCAAVGLELVRRGHQVSFAVPPNLLGFAEKAGLPALPYGVDSQEQLDANAFRQYWKIRNPATILRELREYITQGWAEMNETLTGLADGADLILTGTTYQEVAANVAEYYDIPLAALHYFPARANTQVLPVPLPPKVARAGWAVAEWVHWHALKEAEDAQRRVLGLPKARVRAVRRIVEGGALEIQAYDPLFFPGLTAEWGESRPLIGSMTLQMPTETDAEVMAWIDAGDPPIYFGFGSMPVENPTAAIEMIVDVCARLGQRALINSGVWDLSDVAAAHADHVRVVSSANHAAIFPRCRVIVHHGGAGTTAASVRAGVPTLVIWVGADQPFWGKQVKRLGIGGCLRFSRLTPADLEAELRHALTPECAEQARKVAAELIEPARSVATAADLLENAARAGRGVTR; encoded by the coding sequence ATGAAATTTGCTATCGCTGTTCATGGCACGCGCGGTGACGTCGAACCGTGCGCGGCGGTCGGCCTGGAGCTGGTCAGACGCGGCCACCAGGTGAGTTTCGCGGTGCCGCCGAATCTGCTCGGGTTCGCCGAGAAGGCCGGGCTGCCGGCTTTGCCGTACGGTGTCGACTCCCAGGAGCAGCTCGACGCGAACGCGTTCCGGCAGTACTGGAAGATCCGTAACCCGGCGACCATCCTGCGGGAGCTGCGCGAATACATCACACAGGGCTGGGCCGAGATGAACGAGACGCTGACCGGTCTCGCCGACGGCGCGGACCTGATCCTGACCGGCACCACCTACCAGGAGGTGGCGGCCAACGTCGCCGAGTACTACGACATCCCGCTGGCCGCACTGCACTACTTCCCGGCCCGCGCGAACACCCAGGTGCTGCCGGTGCCGTTGCCGCCGAAGGTGGCGCGCGCCGGGTGGGCGGTCGCCGAGTGGGTGCACTGGCATGCGCTCAAGGAGGCCGAGGACGCCCAGCGCCGGGTGCTGGGCCTGCCGAAGGCCCGGGTGCGCGCGGTGCGTCGCATCGTGGAGGGCGGCGCCCTGGAGATCCAGGCCTACGACCCGCTGTTCTTCCCGGGCCTGACCGCCGAATGGGGCGAGAGCCGGCCGCTGATCGGCTCAATGACGCTGCAGATGCCGACGGAGACCGACGCGGAGGTGATGGCGTGGATCGACGCCGGGGATCCGCCGATCTACTTCGGGTTCGGCAGCATGCCGGTGGAAAACCCCACGGCGGCAATCGAGATGATCGTCGACGTGTGCGCGCGACTGGGCCAGCGCGCGCTGATCAACTCCGGGGTGTGGGATCTGAGCGACGTCGCGGCCGCGCACGCCGACCACGTCCGGGTGGTCAGCAGCGCCAACCACGCGGCGATCTTCCCGCGCTGCCGGGTCATCGTGCACCACGGCGGCGCGGGCACCACGGCCGCCAGCGTGCGCGCCGGTGTCCCGACGCTGGTGATCTGGGTGGGCGCCGATCAGCCGTTCTGGGGAAAGCAGGTGAAGCGCTTGGGAATCGGCGGATGCCTGCGGTTCTCCAGGCTCACCCCCGCCGACCTGGAGGCCGAGCTGCGCCACGCGCTGACCCCCGAGTGCGCCGAGCAGGCGCGCAAGGTCGCCGCGGAGCTGATCGAGCCCGCCCGCAGCGTCGCCACCGCGGCCGACCTGCTGGAGAACGCGGCACGCGCCGGGCGCGGCGTCACTCGATGA
- a CDS encoding RND family transporter: MSWVLLAATMFLTLPPLMEVAERKPPGLLPDSSQVMIAGNEMGEAFKEGAGSGNSGNVGAIILANEDGLTEQDEKVYRRIVERLQQMPEAVLSTQDFVSIPELKQVMTSEDGKAWQLPISMQGTMGTGEGQRAYKAVLKEVQELSDGEDLEVNVIGPAATFDDLNKISKRDQTVVETVTVIAVLVILVMVYRNIVAIILPMLMIGLGLVVAQAAVAGLGSIGVIGLGPQTLMLMTAMMMGAGTDYAIFFFTRYHECVRSGETSDDAVVTALGSIGKVIAGSAGTTALAFVGLAFTELGAFSTVGPALAVTVLIGFLVAVTLLPAMIVITGRRGWVKPRKDLTGRWWRRSGIKIVRKPKSQLAVSLAILIGLAVCCSMVEFNYDERQSLPADASSNVGYAALDKHFPVSSTIQQFLLVQAPDQDLRSPKALADMEEMAKRVAGLPDIAMVRGITRPTGEVLEEAKATWQAGEVGSKLGEASQLIEDNDDNLNLLSGGAHQLADTLDQLRDGVLGAIVTLRPLMDALTDMSEKYGGGATLEEVDETATLVANMKGLGAAMGDSLVQMAEMYSWAAPIVRALEASPVCNIDPSCVETREYLQKITRMKDDGTVEKVANLGRVLQNTKVTQTLDETLRDLGASTKSAVGALRAAGIEDSADLAEQLAKAKEGANLLADSSRQLAEGVQLLVDQTRNMGGGLDEASAFLMAMRTEAKDPPMAGFYVPPQILTQEEFKKAAKLFISPDGHTARYLVQTALNPFGTEAMDQVKDIVKTAESAKPNTTLADAKITMVGFSAVQNDIRNYYNADVQFIILVTLLVVFLILVVLLKSLVAPIYLVGSVILSYVSALGIGVVFFQFLLGQGIHWSVPGMTFLVLVAVGADYNLLLIARIRDEAARGIRTGVIRTVAATGSVITSAGLIFAASMFGLTFSSLQAVIQIGFVIGVGLLLDTFVVRTITVPALAVLVGDFNWWPSKPVFTAKPLITEPLRGKRSDDDLTEPIVNGEPAQQDSDYDPDAERTEELVSVGAPEPPPEPSPATVWVRPE, translated from the coding sequence GTGTCCTGGGTGCTGCTGGCCGCGACGATGTTTCTGACGCTACCCCCGTTGATGGAGGTGGCCGAGCGTAAGCCTCCCGGTCTGCTGCCCGACTCGTCCCAGGTGATGATCGCCGGAAACGAGATGGGCGAGGCGTTCAAGGAGGGCGCCGGATCCGGCAACTCGGGCAACGTCGGCGCGATCATCCTCGCCAACGAGGACGGGCTGACCGAGCAGGACGAGAAGGTCTACCGCCGGATCGTCGAGCGTCTGCAGCAGATGCCCGAGGCGGTGCTGTCGACCCAGGACTTCGTCTCCATCCCTGAGCTCAAGCAGGTGATGACGAGCGAGGACGGCAAGGCCTGGCAGCTGCCGATCAGCATGCAGGGCACCATGGGCACCGGCGAGGGGCAGCGCGCCTACAAGGCGGTGCTCAAGGAGGTTCAGGAGCTCTCCGACGGCGAGGACCTCGAGGTCAACGTCATCGGCCCGGCCGCGACGTTCGACGACCTCAACAAGATCAGCAAGCGCGACCAGACGGTCGTCGAGACCGTCACCGTCATCGCCGTGCTGGTGATCCTGGTCATGGTGTACCGCAACATCGTTGCGATCATCCTGCCGATGCTGATGATCGGTCTGGGACTGGTCGTCGCGCAGGCCGCGGTCGCCGGACTCGGCTCGATCGGGGTGATCGGGCTGGGTCCGCAGACCCTGATGCTGATGACCGCGATGATGATGGGCGCGGGCACCGACTACGCGATCTTCTTCTTCACCCGCTACCACGAATGTGTTCGCAGCGGCGAGACCTCCGACGACGCCGTGGTCACCGCGCTGGGCTCGATCGGCAAGGTGATCGCCGGCTCGGCGGGCACCACCGCGCTGGCGTTCGTGGGCCTGGCGTTCACCGAACTCGGTGCGTTCTCCACCGTGGGTCCGGCGCTCGCCGTCACCGTGCTGATCGGCTTCCTGGTGGCGGTCACGCTGCTGCCGGCGATGATTGTGATCACCGGCCGCCGCGGCTGGGTCAAACCCCGCAAGGACCTGACCGGCCGGTGGTGGCGGCGGTCCGGGATCAAGATCGTCCGCAAGCCGAAGTCGCAGTTGGCGGTCAGCCTGGCCATCCTGATCGGGCTGGCGGTGTGCTGCTCGATGGTCGAGTTCAACTACGACGAGCGCCAGAGCCTGCCCGCCGACGCGTCCAGCAACGTCGGTTACGCGGCGTTGGACAAGCACTTCCCGGTCAGCAGCACCATTCAGCAGTTCCTGCTGGTGCAGGCGCCGGACCAGGACCTGCGCAGCCCGAAGGCGCTGGCCGACATGGAGGAGATGGCCAAGCGGGTGGCCGGGCTGCCCGACATCGCGATGGTGCGCGGTATCACCCGGCCCACCGGTGAGGTGCTCGAAGAGGCCAAGGCGACGTGGCAGGCCGGTGAGGTCGGTTCCAAGCTGGGGGAGGCCTCCCAGCTGATCGAGGACAACGACGACAACCTCAACCTGCTCAGCGGGGGCGCGCACCAGCTGGCCGACACCCTCGATCAGCTGCGCGACGGGGTGCTGGGCGCCATCGTCACGCTGCGCCCGCTGATGGACGCGCTCACCGACATGTCGGAGAAGTACGGCGGCGGCGCCACGCTCGAGGAGGTCGACGAGACGGCGACGCTGGTGGCGAACATGAAGGGCCTCGGCGCCGCGATGGGCGACAGCCTGGTCCAGATGGCCGAGATGTACAGCTGGGCGGCCCCGATCGTGCGGGCCCTGGAGGCCAGCCCGGTGTGCAACATCGACCCGTCGTGCGTGGAGACCCGCGAGTACCTGCAGAAGATCACCCGGATGAAGGACGACGGCACCGTCGAGAAGGTGGCCAACCTCGGACGCGTGCTGCAGAACACCAAGGTCACCCAGACGCTCGATGAGACGCTGCGTGATCTGGGCGCCAGCACCAAGTCCGCCGTCGGGGCGCTGCGCGCCGCCGGGATCGAGGACTCGGCCGACCTCGCCGAGCAGCTGGCCAAGGCCAAGGAGGGCGCGAACCTGCTCGCCGACTCCAGCCGCCAGCTCGCCGAGGGTGTGCAGCTGCTCGTCGACCAGACCCGCAACATGGGCGGCGGTCTCGACGAGGCGTCGGCGTTCCTGATGGCGATGCGCACTGAGGCCAAGGACCCGCCGATGGCCGGATTCTACGTGCCGCCGCAGATCCTCACCCAGGAGGAGTTCAAGAAGGCCGCCAAACTGTTCATCTCGCCCGACGGGCACACCGCGCGCTACCTGGTGCAGACCGCGCTCAACCCGTTCGGCACCGAGGCGATGGACCAGGTCAAGGACATCGTCAAGACCGCGGAGAGCGCCAAGCCGAACACCACGCTGGCGGACGCGAAGATCACCATGGTCGGTTTCTCCGCGGTGCAGAACGACATCCGCAACTACTACAACGCCGACGTCCAGTTCATCATCCTGGTCACCCTGCTGGTGGTGTTCCTGATCCTGGTCGTGCTGCTGAAATCGCTGGTGGCTCCGATCTATCTGGTGGGATCGGTGATCCTGTCGTACGTCTCGGCGCTCGGCATCGGTGTGGTGTTCTTCCAGTTCCTGCTGGGCCAGGGCATCCACTGGAGCGTGCCCGGTATGACGTTCCTGGTGCTGGTCGCCGTCGGCGCGGACTACAACCTGCTGCTGATCGCGCGTATCCGCGACGAGGCCGCGCGCGGTATCCGCACCGGCGTCATCCGCACCGTGGCCGCCACCGGCAGCGTCATCACCTCGGCGGGGCTGATCTTCGCCGCGTCGATGTTCGGCCTGACGTTCTCCAGCCTGCAGGCGGTGATCCAGATCGGTTTCGTCATCGGCGTCGGCCTGCTGCTCGACACGTTCGTGGTCCGCACCATCACGGTGCCCGCGCTGGCGGTGCTGGTCGGCGACTTCAACTGGTGGCCGTCGAAACCCGTGTTCACCGCCAAACCGCTGATCACCGAACCGCTGCGCGGCAAGCGGTCCGATGATGACCTCACCGAGCCGATCGTCAACGGCGAACCGGCACAGCAGGATTCGGATTACGACCCGGACGCAGAGCGCACCGAGGAACTGGTGTCGGTGGGGGCGCCCGAGCCCCCACCGGAGCCCTCACCGGCGACGGTGTGGGTGCGGCCGGAGTAG
- a CDS encoding polysaccharide pyruvyl transferase family protein — protein MIIDIRGTNTTNKGAQLMLEAICSRLGDSCEFSVSPTTTEVSVRHRLGVHQVLRYPLAPKLTATAGRLVPARVRARRRLVADSEIDGVLDASGFHYTDQLPTAFARAEALAGRSWVRRGIPKVLLPQAFGPFEKPNTRRWSREALAQADLVFVRDRVSENYVRALDIDTPIVRSPDFTIGMKPASVAPVCDQPFLALVPNKKLFTHGRLQREEYLQILGRFSAAAKANGLASVVVAHEETDHPTARALADRIGAPLIQDPDPLVLKGVLGQATAAVASRFHAVVGCVSQSVPTLALGWSHKYHELLKDFGVPERLVNPDTDPASAIENLLADEAGHTRQKEQLPLLLEKVDAMWERTIDTLTAG, from the coding sequence GTGATCATCGACATCCGCGGAACGAACACCACCAACAAGGGTGCCCAGCTGATGCTGGAGGCGATCTGCTCACGGTTGGGTGACTCCTGCGAGTTCTCGGTGTCACCGACGACGACGGAGGTCTCTGTACGCCATCGTCTCGGCGTGCACCAGGTGCTGCGCTATCCCCTTGCGCCCAAGCTGACCGCCACCGCCGGACGCCTGGTCCCCGCACGGGTGCGCGCCCGTCGCCGATTGGTCGCCGACTCGGAGATCGACGGTGTGCTCGACGCCTCGGGCTTCCACTACACCGACCAGCTGCCCACCGCCTTCGCCAGGGCCGAGGCCCTCGCGGGTCGGTCCTGGGTGCGCCGCGGCATCCCGAAAGTTCTTCTCCCCCAGGCATTCGGACCGTTCGAGAAACCCAACACCCGACGCTGGTCGCGGGAGGCGCTCGCGCAGGCCGATTTGGTGTTCGTCCGGGACCGGGTCAGCGAGAACTACGTCAGGGCACTCGACATCGACACCCCGATCGTGCGCAGCCCGGACTTCACCATCGGCATGAAGCCCGCTTCCGTCGCACCCGTCTGCGACCAGCCGTTCCTCGCACTTGTACCCAACAAGAAGCTGTTCACCCACGGCCGACTCCAGCGCGAGGAGTACCTCCAGATCCTCGGCCGGTTCAGCGCGGCGGCCAAGGCCAACGGGCTGGCGTCCGTCGTCGTCGCACACGAGGAGACTGACCACCCGACCGCCCGTGCGCTCGCCGACCGCATCGGGGCTCCGCTGATTCAGGATCCCGATCCGCTGGTGCTCAAGGGGGTTCTCGGACAGGCGACCGCCGCGGTGGCAAGCCGCTTCCACGCCGTGGTGGGTTGCGTCTCCCAGTCGGTGCCCACTCTCGCGCTCGGGTGGTCGCACAAGTACCACGAACTGCTCAAGGATTTCGGTGTCCCCGAGCGGTTGGTCAATCCCGACACCGATCCCGCGTCGGCGATCGAGAACCTCCTCGCCGACGAGGCCGGTCACACCCGGCAGAAGGAGCAGTTGCCGCTTCTGCTCGAGAAGGTCGATGCGATGTGGGAGCGCACCATCGACACGCTGACCGCGGGCTGA
- a CDS encoding nitroreductase family protein translates to MTATPRSHTRTGRPELPVLLLRVWRAIWLRATSTPHGRERRYVKRGIREYKRSAASGAAPYLLRRNVHRIEKGLTMRPVRDTFATDYIRPTVDAFRAGLRTGTLRPGHPEFNWIYSVLRTYFDVTASSSHRAIVSAREAFGDAASTIDVETPDSGPHPAIPLQPTVKIDDLEALAVGRRSVRWFTSEPVARDLVDRAVAVGAESPTACNRQPYRFEIFDDPVSTAKVAAIPMGTDGYDHQIPGLIVIIGDLAAFFDPRDRHLIYIDSCLAAMGVIYALEAQGVNTCCINWPDLPEREVEMRKLLGLKPSERVVMLIAYGYADPDAMVPYSAKRLIDEIRTYRTL, encoded by the coding sequence ATGACAGCGACACCTCGCAGCCACACCAGGACCGGCCGGCCCGAACTGCCGGTCCTGCTGCTGCGAGTCTGGCGCGCGATCTGGTTGCGCGCGACGAGCACGCCGCACGGCCGCGAGCGTCGCTACGTCAAGCGCGGTATCCGCGAGTACAAGCGGTCCGCGGCTTCCGGCGCCGCGCCTTATCTGTTGCGGCGCAATGTGCACCGCATCGAGAAGGGCCTGACGATGCGGCCGGTGCGCGACACGTTCGCCACCGACTACATCCGGCCCACCGTCGACGCCTTCCGGGCCGGACTGCGGACGGGCACATTGCGACCGGGGCATCCCGAGTTCAATTGGATCTATTCGGTGCTGCGCACCTACTTCGACGTCACGGCGAGCTCGTCTCATCGAGCGATCGTGAGCGCTCGGGAGGCCTTCGGCGATGCCGCGTCCACCATCGACGTCGAAACGCCAGACAGCGGACCACATCCGGCGATCCCACTGCAGCCGACGGTCAAGATCGACGACCTCGAAGCGCTCGCGGTCGGCCGGCGGTCAGTGCGGTGGTTCACCTCCGAACCGGTGGCGCGGGATCTGGTGGACCGCGCGGTGGCCGTCGGCGCCGAATCCCCGACCGCATGCAACCGACAGCCGTACCGCTTCGAGATCTTCGATGATCCGGTCAGCACCGCCAAGGTGGCGGCCATCCCGATGGGCACCGACGGGTACGACCACCAGATTCCGGGCCTGATCGTGATCATCGGCGACCTGGCGGCGTTCTTCGACCCCCGAGACCGGCACCTGATCTACATCGACAGCTGTCTGGCGGCAATGGGGGTGATCTACGCGCTCGAGGCCCAGGGCGTGAACACCTGCTGCATCAACTGGCCCGACCTGCCCGAACGCGAGGTCGAGATGCGCAAGCTGCTGGGCCTGAAACCCAGTGAACGCGTAGTGATGTTGATCGCCTACGGATACGCCGACCCCGACGCAATGGTGCCGTACTCGGCGAAACGGCTCATCGACGAGATCAGGACATATCGGACGCTGTGA
- a CDS encoding glycosyltransferase family 2 protein: MSKQTPVVAAIPNYNMGHHLRILLPQVLEQGYDRVFVLDDGSTDDSVDVVKEFSGEVHLVRSPQNQGCTANRNQIIDHVGDDELIHFIDADMDIETPQVAKVARDLAARYAERGVRAIGGLVCRVDGSQEPYNYGPVFSLPSTFTAIPPLVDRVRQKPAAVSAIRKIRLPGAKYWPNVLEGPKPAPAYWLHEGNMLIDSGVFRAIGGYDPKLRNHGAQDIAIRLERYGAKRWFDPSIKLVHHYIDVRGRKRKKQQAESLYYLLRKHGFVRWVTDRPE; this comes from the coding sequence ATGTCCAAGCAAACGCCTGTGGTCGCGGCGATTCCCAACTACAACATGGGTCATCACCTGCGCATACTGCTTCCGCAAGTGCTGGAACAGGGTTATGACCGCGTCTTCGTCCTCGACGACGGATCCACCGATGACAGTGTGGACGTCGTCAAGGAGTTCAGTGGCGAGGTCCACCTGGTCCGCAGCCCGCAGAATCAGGGCTGCACGGCGAACCGCAATCAGATAATCGACCATGTCGGTGACGACGAACTGATTCATTTCATCGACGCCGATATGGATATCGAGACGCCCCAGGTCGCCAAAGTCGCCCGGGATCTGGCAGCCCGCTACGCCGAACGCGGAGTGCGAGCGATCGGCGGACTGGTGTGCCGCGTCGACGGAAGCCAGGAACCCTACAACTACGGCCCGGTCTTCTCGCTGCCCTCAACCTTCACCGCGATACCGCCACTGGTCGACCGCGTCCGCCAGAAGCCGGCCGCCGTCTCGGCGATCCGCAAAATCCGACTGCCCGGCGCGAAGTACTGGCCGAATGTTCTCGAGGGGCCGAAGCCGGCGCCTGCCTACTGGCTGCATGAGGGCAACATGCTGATCGACTCCGGAGTGTTCCGGGCGATCGGCGGCTACGACCCGAAACTGCGTAACCACGGCGCCCAGGACATCGCGATCCGACTCGAGCGGTACGGCGCCAAGCGCTGGTTCGATCCCAGCATCAAGCTGGTCCACCACTACATCGACGTGCGCGGCCGGAAACGTAAGAAGCAGCAGGCGGAGTCGCTGTACTACCTCCTCCGCAAGCACGGGTTCGTGCGCTGGGTGACCGACCGGCCGGAATGA
- a CDS encoding daunorubicin resistance protein DrrA family ABC transporter ATP-binding protein — protein MIELTGVAKTFGEDVHALQDVSFAAPAGTVCALLGHNGAGKTTLVKIMTTLLRPTAGRVIVAGYDAVREPGAVRASIGLTSQDVALDPLLTGRENLVLFSRLRGMRRAEARRRADELIEQFDMAHAADRQVITYSGGMRRRIDIAAAVVVQPKVLFLDEPTTGLDPRSRRDVWALVKSFAEQGITVLLTTQYLEEADVLSDSVVIIDHGRVVASGTAEELKRQIGATYCEVTPMDPADVPRIFAEVQDFEGAECDPNSVSVPAPEGVATLIEVLRRVEALGIELHDISLRKPSLDEVFLHLSSAPTRV, from the coding sequence GTGATCGAACTGACGGGCGTAGCGAAGACATTCGGGGAGGATGTCCACGCGCTGCAGGATGTGAGTTTCGCCGCGCCCGCCGGCACCGTATGCGCTTTGCTCGGCCATAACGGGGCGGGCAAGACGACTCTGGTCAAGATCATGACCACCCTGCTGCGCCCGACGGCCGGACGGGTCATCGTCGCCGGATACGACGCGGTTCGGGAACCGGGCGCCGTGCGGGCCAGCATCGGGCTCACCAGCCAGGACGTCGCACTGGATCCGCTGCTCACCGGCAGAGAGAACCTGGTGTTGTTTTCGCGGCTGCGAGGCATGCGCCGTGCGGAGGCCCGTCGTCGTGCCGACGAACTCATCGAGCAGTTCGACATGGCGCACGCAGCCGACCGGCAGGTGATCACCTACTCCGGTGGTATGCGTCGGCGGATCGACATCGCCGCCGCGGTGGTGGTGCAGCCTAAGGTGCTGTTCCTCGACGAACCGACCACCGGCCTGGACCCGCGCAGCCGGCGAGACGTCTGGGCGTTGGTGAAATCGTTTGCCGAACAGGGCATTACCGTGCTGTTGACCACGCAGTATCTCGAAGAGGCCGACGTGCTCAGCGACTCGGTGGTGATCATCGACCACGGTCGGGTGGTCGCCAGTGGGACCGCCGAGGAGCTCAAGCGTCAGATCGGTGCCACCTACTGCGAGGTGACCCCGATGGACCCGGCCGACGTGCCGCGGATCTTCGCGGAGGTCCAGGATTTCGAGGGTGCCGAGTGTGATCCGAACTCGGTGTCTGTTCCCGCGCCGGAGGGCGTCGCCACGCTGATCGAGGTGTTGCGCAGGGTGGAGGCGCTCGGCATTGAGCTGCACGACATCTCGTTGCGCAAGCCCTCCCTCGACGAGGTCTTCCTGCACCTGAGCTCCGCCCCGACCCGCGTATGA
- a CDS encoding ABC transporter permease, whose amino-acid sequence MTALAALTERVVVSTIRDRDLLFAVLTPVVMFLGFTFVLQNVIDTGGMSYPQYVLPAVVVQTMLFGALTTAARAAKDRQPGFGVRLRVLPIPATLPLAARMLYCLLRGAISLVVAIAVAYPFGFRMSGGLWYGIAFVVTALALTLALSFGADATGSLGWKMDSATQILLIPQLLLVLLSTGLAPADAFPEFVRPFVRHQPVSQITDALRGFADGHVPGSTLAASTAWCVGLLVVLGAVAVRMQRRTE is encoded by the coding sequence ATGACAGCGCTTGCCGCCCTGACCGAACGTGTAGTGGTCAGCACGATCCGCGATCGCGATCTGCTGTTCGCTGTGTTGACACCGGTGGTCATGTTCCTCGGGTTCACGTTCGTCCTGCAGAACGTGATCGACACCGGTGGCATGAGCTATCCGCAGTACGTGCTGCCCGCCGTCGTCGTCCAGACCATGCTCTTCGGCGCGCTGACCACCGCCGCGCGGGCGGCCAAGGACCGGCAACCGGGCTTCGGTGTGCGGCTTCGGGTGCTCCCGATCCCGGCGACGCTGCCATTGGCCGCGCGGATGCTGTACTGCCTTCTGCGCGGGGCGATCTCACTGGTTGTCGCGATCGCGGTGGCCTACCCGTTCGGGTTCCGGATGTCCGGCGGGCTGTGGTACGGGATCGCGTTCGTGGTGACGGCCCTGGCGCTGACCCTTGCGTTGTCGTTCGGCGCCGACGCGACGGGGTCCCTCGGCTGGAAGATGGATTCGGCCACCCAGATCCTGCTGATTCCGCAGCTGCTGCTGGTGCTGTTGTCGACAGGCTTGGCCCCAGCGGACGCCTTCCCGGAGTTCGTTCGGCCCTTCGTGCGTCACCAGCCTGTCTCGCAGATCACCGACGCGCTGCGCGGGTTTGCCGACGGGCACGTTCCCGGCAGCACCCTGGCCGCCAGCACGGCGTGGTGTGTCGGGCTGCTCGTCGTGCTGGGAGCGGTCGCCGTCCGGATGCAGAGGCGGACCGAATGA